In Sulfurovum riftiae, one DNA window encodes the following:
- a CDS encoding COG3400 family protein has translation MKNILILADGSIAKHFLEWIDKKRVAENHYYVTYYNEDVIPEKVGKNISLIEADPTSFYKLDKIMSEHKYALVFIVMKEIDDARYSLTNLRLIDDKARIVLVNQWDEETVGEDMENVTLLHVGELIAAHLYDHLPNVPVVAQNVGLGQGEIMEVHVPFGSTYAFRHVGSILQRKWKIAAIYRNDKQIIPNNATMIRPNDTLLILGKPIVLNGVYKTINKRIGLFPEPFGRDLYLILDLRFDHDNAMLYLQESIYLLEKLEEKKLYVRILYPNDFKMMEELKACETENVIITTCYDDQDIKALIEYDIGEYDIGLVLNSIDRFESENLQETLYELRKVVYLFGDDLLYNVKEAVVLMENENEKMESISSTAFDISESLELKLSLCDFDPEGDFESKKMIIEHYETLTHIFSMDIHIEQKVANPIRELEKMVDILQIVPFEKELNRYNILKLVSTRVQDFLLTTKNHPKLLVPFALSEGQ, from the coding sequence ATGAAGAATATACTTATACTCGCTGACGGTAGTATTGCCAAACATTTTCTGGAATGGATCGACAAGAAGAGAGTAGCGGAGAACCATTACTATGTGACCTACTATAACGAAGATGTTATTCCCGAAAAGGTGGGTAAGAACATCAGCCTGATAGAGGCGGACCCGACCTCCTTCTATAAGCTTGACAAGATCATGTCGGAACACAAATATGCGCTTGTATTCATCGTAATGAAAGAGATAGACGATGCAAGATATTCTCTGACCAATCTGCGGCTCATTGATGACAAAGCACGGATCGTACTGGTGAACCAGTGGGATGAAGAGACTGTGGGTGAAGATATGGAAAACGTTACGCTGCTGCATGTGGGCGAACTGATCGCAGCACACCTGTATGACCATTTGCCCAATGTCCCTGTTGTCGCCCAGAACGTGGGTCTGGGGCAGGGGGAGATCATGGAGGTGCATGTCCCTTTCGGCAGTACCTATGCCTTCAGGCATGTAGGGTCCATCCTGCAGCGGAAATGGAAGATCGCAGCGATCTACCGGAACGACAAGCAGATCATCCCCAACAATGCCACGATGATACGTCCCAACGACACACTCCTGATACTGGGAAAACCCATCGTACTCAATGGTGTCTACAAGACGATCAACAAGCGCATCGGTCTTTTCCCGGAACCCTTCGGACGTGATCTCTACCTCATACTCGACCTTCGTTTTGACCATGACAATGCAATGCTTTACCTCCAGGAGAGCATCTACCTGCTTGAAAAACTGGAAGAGAAGAAGCTCTATGTGCGCATTCTCTACCCCAACGACTTCAAGATGATGGAGGAACTCAAAGCCTGTGAGACGGAGAATGTCATCATTACCACCTGCTATGATGACCAGGATATCAAGGCCCTGATCGAATATGACATAGGAGAGTATGATATCGGACTGGTACTCAACAGTATCGATCGTTTCGAGTCTGAAAATCTGCAAGAGACACTTTATGAGCTTAGAAAAGTGGTCTATCTCTTCGGGGACGACCTCCTTTACAATGTCAAGGAAGCCGTGGTCCTGATGGAAAATGAGAATGAGAAAATGGAATCCATCTCCTCAACGGCATTCGATATTTCAGAATCACTCGAACTCAAACTTTCCCTCTGTGATTTCGACCCGGAGGGTGACTTCGAAAGCAAAAAGATGATCATTGAACACTATGAAACGCTGACACATATCTTCAGTATGGATATCCATATTGAACAGAAGGTCGCTAACCCCATAAGGGAGTTGGAAAAAATGGTAGACATACTGCAGATCGTGCCTTTTGAAAAAGAACTTAACCGTTACAATATCCTGAAACTGGTCTCCACACGGGTTCAGGACTTCCTGCTTACCACGAAAAACCATCCAAAACTACTGGTGCCTTTTGCTCTGAGTGAGGGGCAATAG
- the tgt gene encoding tRNA guanosine(34) transglycosylase Tgt: MQFQIDKTDGKARACTIKTAHSTVQTPVFMPVGTVGAVKALDATDLATFIKPEIILANTYHMYIRPGDEVVAKMGKLHGFTKYPKSFLTDSGGFQAFSLSDNVKIDEGGITFRSHLDGSKHYFTPTKVIDIQHNLGSDIMMILDDLVALPATQERIAASIDRTTRWAEESIVYFRAKQKEGIGVEQNIFAIIQGGTDKAFREKSAKELCALDYDGFAIGGLSVGEANQDMYDTVEWTTQFMPKEKPRYLMGVGTPEDLVENVSRGVDMFDCVMPTRNARNGTLFTSFGKVNIKKAEYTIDEKPIDPECNCMVCQTYSRAYLRHLFRAREITYFRLATIHNLYYYLNLMKEMREAILEERFDAFKAAFYKKREQ; this comes from the coding sequence ATGCAATTTCAGATAGATAAAACAGACGGCAAAGCCAGAGCCTGCACCATCAAGACGGCTCACTCTACTGTACAGACACCCGTTTTCATGCCTGTAGGTACCGTAGGTGCCGTCAAAGCCCTCGATGCGACCGACCTTGCCACCTTCATCAAACCGGAGATCATACTTGCCAACACCTACCATATGTACATACGTCCCGGAGATGAGGTCGTTGCAAAGATGGGCAAACTCCACGGCTTCACGAAATACCCGAAGAGCTTTCTGACCGACAGCGGCGGCTTTCAGGCCTTCTCGCTCTCTGACAATGTCAAGATAGACGAAGGCGGCATCACGTTTCGGAGCCATCTGGACGGCTCAAAGCATTACTTTACCCCGACCAAGGTCATAGACATACAGCACAACCTTGGCTCCGACATCATGATGATCCTCGATGACCTGGTCGCCCTGCCCGCCACACAGGAGCGTATTGCTGCAAGTATTGACCGTACAACACGCTGGGCAGAAGAGTCCATAGTGTATTTCAGGGCCAAACAGAAAGAAGGTATCGGTGTGGAACAGAACATTTTTGCCATTATCCAGGGTGGAACAGACAAAGCTTTCAGAGAGAAGTCTGCCAAAGAGCTTTGCGCTTTGGACTATGACGGTTTTGCCATCGGCGGACTGAGCGTGGGAGAAGCCAATCAGGATATGTACGATACTGTGGAGTGGACCACCCAGTTCATGCCCAAGGAAAAACCACGTTACCTGATGGGTGTGGGAACACCTGAAGACCTGGTAGAGAATGTCTCAAGGGGTGTCGATATGTTCGACTGTGTCATGCCGACTCGAAATGCAAGGAACGGTACCCTTTTTACATCATTCGGAAAAGTGAACATCAAAAAAGCGGAATATACAATCGATGAAAAGCCGATAGACCCCGAATGCAACTGTATGGTCTGTCAGACCTACTCACGTGCTTATCTCAGGCATCTTTTCAGAGCCAGGGAGATCACCTACTTCAGGCTGGCAACCATTCATAATCTGTATTATTATTTAAATTTGATGAAAGAGATGAGAGAAGCGATTCTTGAAGAACGCTTTGATGCCTTCAAGGCAGCGTTCTATAAAAAAAGAGAGCAATAG
- a CDS encoding transglycosylase SLT domain-containing protein, with protein sequence MTKMKQTHSKTLLSRLTRKLFTSKFYALLATFVLTTTSSHAYAKLAKTAGLKPETMRQIVKKVVKVESTTGNYHTRNRKSGAYGRYQIMPKTARAYAKKLKIPYSKWKLPKNQDRIFEAIMADNIRSLKRNGLKVNAFSIYGTHQQGAGGFKAIMKNKKLSKKLERNLRHNLPKRLSRVPRHKLKLAWVNYWKKKFS encoded by the coding sequence ATGACCAAAATGAAACAGACCCATAGCAAGACACTTCTTTCACGACTGACACGCAAACTGTTCACCAGCAAATTCTATGCCTTACTGGCAACCTTCGTTCTGACGACCACCTCTTCCCATGCCTATGCCAAGCTGGCAAAAACAGCCGGACTGAAACCCGAAACAATGAGGCAGATCGTTAAAAAAGTGGTCAAGGTCGAATCAACGACAGGAAATTATCATACACGAAACCGCAAAAGCGGTGCCTACGGACGCTATCAGATCATGCCCAAGACAGCAAGGGCCTATGCGAAGAAACTGAAAATTCCCTATAGTAAATGGAAACTTCCGAAAAATCAGGACAGAATCTTCGAAGCGATCATGGCTGACAATATCCGCAGTCTGAAACGTAACGGTCTCAAAGTGAATGCCTTTTCGATCTATGGTACACACCAGCAGGGTGCCGGCGGTTTCAAGGCCATTATGAAAAACAAAAAACTCAGTAAAAAACTCGAAAGAAACCTGAGACACAATCTGCCCAAAAGATTGAGCAGAGTGCCCAGACACAAACTCAAGCTTGCCTGGGTAAATTACTGGAAGAAGAAATTCTCCTAA
- a CDS encoding 5'-nucleotidase, with the protein MAYDLKKKLVIAISSRALFDLEEENEMFEKKGLEKYYRYQIKNENKLLKRGAAFDFVKNILRINRHFDDKLIEVIVLSRNNAATGLRIKNSIDKYGLDIDRAGWTAGTLISNYLKAFDVDLFLSAHEEDVQEAINVGIAAARIIPKKYKKKGKRKDVRIAFDGDAVLFSDESERIYRKHGLEAFLKHEKKNARKPLPKGPFAKLLKVISRIQKEFPMEQAPIKTSLITARNFSTFERVIRTFDAWGVRVDEAFFLGGVEKRRVVKSFKADIFFDDQDVHLDKTSRKTPSAKVPYRR; encoded by the coding sequence ATGGCTTATGATCTGAAGAAAAAACTGGTTATCGCTATCTCTTCCCGGGCACTTTTCGACCTGGAAGAGGAGAATGAGATGTTCGAGAAGAAAGGTCTGGAAAAATATTACAGATACCAGATAAAGAATGAGAACAAACTGCTCAAACGCGGTGCCGCCTTCGATTTTGTTAAGAATATCCTGCGTATCAACAGGCATTTCGATGACAAGCTCATCGAAGTGATCGTGCTCTCACGCAACAATGCCGCTACTGGGCTTCGCATCAAGAACTCCATCGACAAGTACGGCCTCGACATCGACAGGGCGGGTTGGACGGCGGGGACGCTCATTTCCAACTATCTCAAAGCTTTCGATGTGGACCTCTTCCTCTCCGCACATGAGGAGGATGTACAGGAGGCCATCAATGTCGGTATCGCTGCGGCGCGGATCATTCCGAAAAAGTACAAGAAGAAAGGAAAGCGGAAAGACGTACGTATCGCCTTTGACGGAGATGCGGTGCTCTTTTCGGACGAATCCGAAAGGATCTACAGGAAGCACGGCCTGGAAGCCTTCCTGAAGCATGAGAAGAAGAATGCCAGGAAGCCGCTGCCCAAAGGCCCTTTTGCCAAGCTGCTCAAAGTGATATCACGTATTCAGAAAGAGTTTCCCATGGAGCAGGCACCTATCAAAACGTCGCTCATTACGGCAAGGAACTTTTCGACCTTTGAAAGGGTCATCCGAACGTTTGATGCCTGGGGAGTGCGTGTCGATGAGGCTTTTTTTCTTGGCGGTGTGGAGAAACGAAGGGTGGTCAAATCGTTCAAAGCAGACATCTTCTTTGATGACCAGGATGTACATCTTGACAAGACATCGAGGAAGACACCCAGTGCAAAAGTCCCGTATAGACGCTAA